In Oryza brachyantha chromosome 2, ObraRS2, whole genome shotgun sequence, a single window of DNA contains:
- the LOC102714808 gene encoding dihydropyrimidine dehydrogenase (NADP(+)), chloroplastic, protein MESLTLRASPSTAAPLCGVPGRRHAAVSVRASAGSSGAGEPDLSVRVNGLKMPNPFVIGSGPPGTNYTVMKRAFDEGWGGVIAKTVSLDAGKVINVTPRYARLRADPNGSTKSPIIGWENIELISDRPLETMLNEFKQLKKEYPDRILIGSIMEEYNKSAWHELIERVEESGVDALEINFSCPHGMPERKMGAAVGQDCALLEEVCGWINEKATVPVWAKMTPNITDITQPARISLKSGCEGVSAINTIMSVMGINLKTLRPEPCVEGYSTHGGYSARAVHPIALAKVMKIAKMMKEEFADGQSLSAIGGVETGNDAAEFILLGADTVQVCTGVMMHGYGLVKKLCAELQDFMRQHNFSSIEDFRGASLPYFTTHTDLVHRQQEAIKQRKAIRKGLESDKDWTGDGFVKETESMVSN, encoded by the exons ATGGAGTCGCTGACTCTCCGGgcatcgccgtcgacggccgcGCCGCTGTGTGGCGTCCCCGGACGGCGGCACGCGGCGGTGTCCGtccgcgcctccgccggctcctccggcgccggcgagccggaCCTGTCCGTGCGCGTGAACGGGCTGAAGATGCCCAACCCGTTCGTGATCGGGTCGGGGCCCCCCGGGACCAACTACACCGTCATGAAGCGCGCCTTCGACGAGGGATGGGGCGGTGTCATCGCCAAAACC GTATCCTTGGATGCTGGAAAAGTTATCAACGTAACGCCTCGCTATGCCCGGCTTAGGGCAGATCCTAATGGATCTACTAAGAGTCCTATCATTGGATGGGAGAATATTGAACTTATCAGTGATCGGCCTCTGGAAACCATGCTGAATGAATTCAAGCAACTGAAGAAAGAGTATCCTGACAGGATACTCATTGGCTCAATAATGGAGGAGTACAACAAATCTGCATGGCATGAGCTCATTGAACGTGTTGAAGAGAGCGGAGTG GATGCTCTTGAGATTAATTTCTCATGCCCACATGGCATGCCAGAGCGAAAAATGGGTGCTGCCGTGGGGCAAGACTGTGCCTTGTTAGAGGAGGTCTGTGGCTGGATAAATGAGAAGGCTACAGTGCCTGTTTGGGCAAAGATGACTCCTAACATTACAGACATTACGCAG CCTGCAAGAATTTCTCTCAAGTCAGGATGTGAAGGAGTTTCTGCTATTAACACAATCATGAGTGTGATGGGAATTAACCTCAAAACTTTGCGACCAGAACCTTGTGTGGAGGG TTATTCCACACATGGAGGCTATTCTGCGCGAGCCGTGCACCCTATAGCACTTGCAAAAGTCATGAAGATAGCAAAGATGATGAAAGAAGAATTTGCTGATGGACAGTCACTCTCTGCTATTGGAGGTGTTGAGACTGGCAATGATGCTGCTGAGTTTATTCTACTTGGTGCAGATACAGTACAG GTTTGCACAGGTGTGATGATGCATGGTTATGGCCTTGTAAAGAAGCTTTGTGCAGAGTTGCAGGATTTTATGAGACAGCATAACTTTTCATCCATTGAAGATTTCCGGGG GGCCTCTCTTCCGTATTTCACCACGCACACCGATTTGGTACATCGGCAACAAGAGGCCATCAAGCAGAGGAAGGCCATTAGGAAGGGCCTGGAATCAGACAAGGACTGGACCGGTGATGGATTCGTCAAGGAAACAGAAAGCATGGTGTCCAACTGA